A stretch of uncultured Fusobacterium sp. DNA encodes these proteins:
- a CDS encoding GntR family transcriptional regulator has protein sequence MFVINKESETPLYQQLVYSLKKCIKDGILKKDDKIPAESEFCTKYNLSRTTVRQALKILEKEGYIYKIRGKGSYISSPKIYQDRSGFSKFYDDVKNLGKIPASKILSVKVKKPNEVVREKMNLSEDDLIFKLVWIRYGNDEALIYETIYLNYSLIKGIENLNLKTKKLYDVLNEEFGIKITHGKEMFYPCKLNTTEAKYLELAEGDLGMKVERTTFQGDKVLEYTKSTVRGDKFIYMTTFSGNNHY, from the coding sequence ATGTTTGTAATTAATAAGGAAAGTGAAACACCTTTATATCAACAATTAGTTTACAGTTTAAAAAAATGTATAAAAGATGGAATTTTAAAAAAAGATGACAAAATTCCAGCAGAGTCAGAATTTTGTACAAAGTATAATTTAAGTAGAACAACAGTTAGACAAGCACTTAAAATATTAGAAAAAGAAGGTTATATTTATAAAATAAGAGGAAAAGGAAGCTATATATCTTCACCTAAAATATATCAAGATAGATCGGGGTTTAGTAAGTTTTATGATGATGTAAAAAATTTAGGTAAGATACCAGCTTCAAAGATTTTATCAGTAAAAGTTAAAAAACCAAATGAAGTTGTAAGAGAAAAGATGAATCTTTCAGAAGATGATCTTATTTTTAAACTTGTTTGGATAAGATATGGAAATGATGAGGCTCTTATTTATGAAACTATATATTTAAATTATTCATTAATAAAGGGTATAGAAAATCTTAATTTAAAAACTAAAAAGTTATATGATGTACTTAATGAGGAGTTTGGAATTAAGATAACTCATGGAAAAGAGATGTTTTATCCATGTAAGTTAAATACTACTGAAGCTAAATACCTTGAATTAGCAGAGGGAGATTTAGGAATGAAAGTAGAAAGGACTACATTTCAGGGAGATAAAGTATTAGAGTATACTAAATCTACTGTAAGAGGGGATAAATTTATTTATATGACAACTTTTTCGGGGAATAATCACTATTAA
- a CDS encoding anaerobic sulfatase maturase, protein MRNLNLLIKPASSSCNLRCKYCFYYDVADNREVKNFGIMNDETLENMVKRVFEDVEYSANFAFQGGEPTVAGIEYFKKFHEFVEKYNVNKIQVNFSLQTNGTLLDKKWMELFKKYNYLIGVSLDGNKNIHDTFRIDANGEGTFSRVLKATKMLTKAGVEFNILCVVNKLIAQNGKLIYNFFKNNGFRYYQFIPCLDAFNCSKEEDYTLTAEDYGKFLDETFNLWADDILSGKRISVRHFDNYTKIILGEAPEACDMVGHCNMNAVLESDGSMYPCDFYVLDEYKVGNVNESSFVELFKSEKEQEFLNSSLKVNDKCKTCDYFKICRGGCRRHKDLMADGTYENRFCQSYKYFFEKNINKMVEVARYILKVRSENR, encoded by the coding sequence ATGAGAAACTTAAATTTATTGATAAAACCAGCATCAAGTAGTTGTAATCTACGTTGTAAATACTGTTTCTATTATGATGTTGCAGATAATAGAGAAGTAAAAAACTTTGGAATAATGAATGATGAAACTTTGGAAAATATGGTGAAAAGAGTTTTTGAAGATGTAGAATACTCAGCAAATTTCGCTTTTCAAGGGGGAGAACCTACTGTTGCAGGGATAGAGTATTTTAAAAAATTTCATGAATTTGTAGAAAAATATAATGTAAATAAGATACAAGTTAATTTTTCACTACAAACAAATGGAACTTTATTAGATAAGAAATGGATGGAGCTTTTTAAGAAATATAACTATTTAATAGGTGTTTCTCTTGATGGAAATAAAAATATCCATGATACTTTTAGAATTGATGCTAATGGAGAGGGAACATTTTCAAGAGTGTTAAAAGCTACAAAGATGCTTACAAAAGCAGGAGTAGAGTTTAATATTTTGTGTGTAGTAAATAAATTAATAGCACAAAATGGAAAACTTATATATAATTTCTTTAAAAATAATGGGTTTAGATATTATCAATTTATTCCATGTTTAGATGCTTTTAATTGTTCTAAAGAAGAGGATTATACTCTTACAGCAGAAGATTATGGAAAATTTTTAGATGAAACATTTAATCTTTGGGCGGATGATATTTTATCAGGAAAGAGAATTAGTGTAAGACATTTTGATAACTATACTAAGATAATTTTAGGTGAAGCACCAGAAGCTTGTGATATGGTTGGACATTGTAATATGAATGCTGTATTAGAATCTGATGGTAGTATGTACCCTTGTGACTTCTATGTTTTAGATGAATATAAAGTTGGAAATGTAAATGAAAGTAGTTTTGTAGAATTGTTTAAAAGTGAAAAAGAGCAAGAGTTCTTAAACTCTTCTTTAAAAGTAAATGATAAATGTAAGACATGTGATTATTTTAAAATATGTCGTGGTGGTTGTAGAAGGCATAAAGATTTAATGGCAGATGGGACATATGAAAATAGATTTTGCCAAAGTTATAAATACTTTTTTGAAAAAAATATAAATAAAATGGTAGAAGTAGCAAGATATATTTTAAAAGTAAGAAGTGAAAATAGATAA
- a CDS encoding YhjD/YihY/BrkB family envelope integrity protein, which produces MAKEIKVKTNYFFKELSNQGKISNIISGIKRALQNYKRANSALWVTSLCFYTLLSLVPIFAILFSLGNWLGVAENLIKQLNKYSPLNEEMINFLITFSENLLENARSGVLAGIGFLFLGWTLITMFSIIEKAFNDIWQVSKTRMILRKITDYVACFLLFPLLILTVNGSMIILGKKLEGIYDISPYLIQLVPILTLLLFFTALYMLIPNTNVRFIPAFFSAIFVTLFFAGFQHLFILLQVMIITYNKIYGSFSGIFIFFFWLKIMWFFVILGAHLSYFLQNKELKLDSFNVRDMSFKSKECATLMIIYELIKRYRDDLHPATVLEIAEEYNLSYNLVLYILEIFEENGLVAEVINEKSRYDRSYVIVNNIDRINFQRIFSALENYGENIDLIINNRNKIFFEIVENKNYEVILKDIKVDNIK; this is translated from the coding sequence GTGGCAAAGGAGATAAAAGTAAAGACAAATTATTTTTTTAAAGAGCTCTCAAATCAAGGGAAGATATCTAATATAATTTCTGGAATAAAAAGAGCTTTGCAAAATTATAAGAGGGCAAACTCTGCTCTATGGGTAACCTCTCTTTGCTTTTATACTTTGCTATCTCTAGTCCCTATTTTTGCAATTCTCTTTAGTTTGGGAAACTGGTTGGGAGTTGCAGAAAATCTAATTAAACAGTTAAATAAATATTCACCATTAAATGAGGAGATGATAAATTTTCTGATTACTTTCTCTGAAAATCTATTAGAAAATGCAAGAAGTGGAGTTTTAGCAGGGATAGGTTTTTTGTTTTTAGGGTGGACATTGATAACAATGTTTTCAATAATAGAGAAAGCATTTAATGATATATGGCAGGTATCTAAAACAAGAATGATATTGAGAAAGATAACTGACTATGTAGCTTGTTTTTTATTGTTTCCACTATTAATTTTAACTGTTAATGGAAGTATGATAATTTTAGGGAAAAAGCTAGAGGGAATATATGATATATCGCCATATCTTATTCAATTAGTACCTATTTTAACATTGCTACTATTTTTTACAGCATTATATATGTTGATTCCTAATACAAATGTAAGATTTATCCCAGCATTTTTTTCAGCTATATTTGTTACACTTTTTTTTGCAGGGTTTCAACATCTTTTTATCTTATTACAAGTTATGATTATAACTTATAATAAAATATATGGAAGTTTTTCAGGAATATTTATCTTCTTCTTTTGGCTTAAAATTATGTGGTTCTTTGTAATTTTAGGAGCTCATCTATCATATTTTCTTCAAAATAAAGAGTTAAAATTAGATAGTTTTAATGTGAGAGATATGAGTTTTAAATCAAAAGAGTGTGCTACTTTGATGATAATATATGAGTTGATAAAAAGGTATAGAGATGATCTTCATCCAGCAACAGTATTGGAGATAGCTGAGGAATATAATTTATCATATAATTTGGTATTATATATTCTTGAAATTTTTGAAGAGAATGGTTTAGTGGCTGAAGTTATAAATGAGAAGAGTAGATATGATAGAAGTTATGTTATTGTTAACAATATAGATAGAATAAATTTTCAAAGAATTTTTTCAGCTTTAGAAAATTATGGTGAAAATATAGATTTGATTATAAATAATAGGAATAAAATATTTTTTGAAATTGTTGAGAATAAGAATTATGAAGTAATTTTAAAGGATATTAAAGTTGATAACATTAAATAA
- the htpX gene encoding zinc metalloprotease HtpX, with protein MKTLKTFFLMGIMTFILMIIGNAVGGRQGMLMALIMAGMMNFISYWFSDKIVLSMYGAQPVAENTHLYQLVSRLANEADIPMPKVYIINEAQPNAFATGRNPSHAAVAVTRGLMDIVDDNELSGVIGHELGHVHNRDILISTVAATMAGAITFLANMARWAAIFGGGRRDDDRDGANPLALILVAVLAPIAAMLVQMAISRTREYKADEFGARVSGNPLYLANALRKLESYSRRIPMPNASPATENMFIVSPLAGNKLANLFSTHPATADRIKKLEEMSF; from the coding sequence GTGAAAACTTTAAAAACTTTTTTCTTAATGGGAATAATGACTTTTATTCTTATGATTATAGGTAATGCTGTTGGTGGACGTCAAGGAATGTTGATGGCACTTATAATGGCAGGAATGATGAACTTTATATCTTATTGGTTTAGTGATAAGATTGTTTTATCTATGTATGGAGCTCAACCTGTGGCAGAAAATACGCATCTTTACCAGTTAGTAAGTAGATTAGCTAATGAAGCTGATATTCCTATGCCAAAAGTTTATATTATTAATGAAGCTCAACCAAATGCTTTTGCTACTGGAAGAAATCCTAGCCATGCAGCAGTTGCAGTTACAAGAGGGCTTATGGATATAGTTGATGATAACGAGCTTTCAGGAGTAATAGGACACGAGTTAGGACATGTACACAATAGAGATATATTGATTAGTACAGTTGCAGCTACAATGGCAGGAGCTATCACATTTTTAGCAAATATGGCTAGATGGGCAGCTATATTTGGTGGTGGAAGAAGAGATGATGATAGAGATGGAGCAAACCCTTTAGCATTGATATTAGTAGCAGTTTTAGCACCTATTGCTGCAATGCTTGTACAAATGGCAATTTCAAGAACAAGAGAGTATAAAGCTGATGAGTTTGGAGCTAGAGTTAGTGGAAATCCTCTATATTTAGCAAATGCTTTAAGAAAACTTGAAAGTTATAGTAGAAGAATTCCTATGCCAAATGCTTCACCAGCAACAGAAAATATGTTTATAGTAAGTCCATTAGCAGGAAATAAGTTAGCTAACTTATTCAGTACACACCCTGCTACTGCTGATAGAATAAAAAAATTAGAAGAGATGTCTTTTTAG